Proteins encoded by one window of Ignavibacteriota bacterium:
- the pgeF gene encoding peptidoglycan editing factor PgeF has translation MIIHRSKIFENFPEIIFGFSTKIGNGNNGKFGFNLSKSIGENEEIVEENRNEFFKNMNLSTDKVIVQKQTHSDIINYIEQFSNTLTGDALITKKVEFGLAVSTADCTNIYIYDPKVKIIAAVHSGWEGTEKKILEKTVNKLFGDFACNPKDFIVYFGPSISQKNYEVGKEFENKFDKKYLMPNKEKYLLDLKTANKDMLLNFGVPEDQIEIDENCSYGNPIFQSYRRDKQNSGRALGIIAMRN, from the coding sequence ATGATAATACACAGATCAAAAATATTTGAAAATTTCCCGGAAATTATTTTTGGATTTTCCACAAAAATTGGAAATGGAAATAACGGTAAATTTGGATTCAACCTTTCTAAATCCATTGGAGAGAATGAAGAAATTGTTGAAGAAAATAGAAATGAATTCTTTAAGAATATGAATTTATCAACCGATAAAGTAATTGTTCAGAAACAAACTCATAGCGATATTATAAACTATATCGAACAGTTCAGTAATACTTTAACTGGTGATGCCTTAATTACAAAAAAAGTTGAGTTTGGTTTAGCGGTTTCAACTGCAGATTGTACAAATATTTATATTTACGATCCGAAAGTTAAAATTATTGCTGCGGTTCATTCCGGATGGGAAGGAACCGAAAAAAAGATTTTAGAAAAAACAGTCAATAAGTTATTTGGTGATTTTGCGTGTAACCCGAAAGATTTTATTGTTTATTTTGGACCTTCAATTTCGCAAAAAAATTATGAAGTTGGAAAAGAATTTGAAAATAAATTTGATAAAAAATATTTAATGCCAAATAAAGAAAAATATCTTCTTGACCTTAAAACTGCCAATAAAGATATGCTGCTGAATTTTGGAGTTCCTGAAGATCAAATTGAAATTGACGAAAATTGCAGTTATGGAAATCCGATATTTCAATCCTACAGAAGAGATAAACAAAATTCCGGAAGAGCATTAGGCATAATTGCAATGAGAAATTAA
- a CDS encoding DMT family transporter, whose product MNNSAKIVLGYVVICLIWGSTWLAIKFGLESLTPLISAGLRFLLASIIIFTIVKIKKIEFHLDSLSIKLYIFLAFFSFAVPFWLVYWAEQFVPSGLTSVMFGMYPFSVFVFSWFILKGESADFYKFISVIFGFIGILIIFWDSLQVDIENYSLGLLAVLLSAILQGSTAVTIKKWGTHLHPLSINAVPLFIAGISMVTLSFLLEKTSSWEFSFNAVLSIIYLSIVGTIAAFTIYYWLLKQINAVILALSSFITPIIAIILGWLVLNEKLSAQVLFGALFVLIGILFGNFKQLRNQLRSKKVKYAKCS is encoded by the coding sequence ATGAATAATTCGGCAAAAATTGTTCTCGGTTATGTTGTCATTTGTTTGATTTGGGGCTCTACCTGGCTGGCAATTAAATTTGGATTGGAATCTTTAACTCCACTAATTTCCGCGGGTTTAAGGTTTTTACTTGCATCAATTATAATATTTACAATAGTAAAGATCAAAAAAATTGAATTTCATTTAGATAGCCTTTCCATAAAATTATATATTTTCTTGGCATTCTTCTCATTTGCTGTCCCTTTTTGGTTAGTGTATTGGGCTGAACAGTTTGTTCCCAGCGGTTTAACATCTGTTATGTTCGGTATGTACCCTTTTTCGGTATTTGTATTTTCATGGTTTATCTTAAAAGGTGAATCGGCGGATTTCTATAAATTTATCAGCGTAATTTTTGGCTTTATCGGAATTCTAATTATTTTTTGGGATAGCTTGCAAGTTGATATCGAAAATTATTCATTAGGATTATTAGCCGTCTTATTGAGCGCCATATTACAAGGTTCTACCGCTGTAACCATTAAAAAATGGGGAACTCATTTACATCCGTTATCAATTAATGCCGTACCTCTTTTTATTGCTGGAATCAGTATGGTAACACTCAGTTTTTTACTTGAAAAAACTTCATCCTGGGAGTTTTCGTTTAATGCTGTTTTGTCAATAATTTATTTGTCAATAGTTGGAACAATTGCCGCTTTTACTATTTATTATTGGCTTTTAAAACAAATAAACGCCGTAATTTTAGCGCTTTCATCTTTTATAACTCCAATTATTGCAATAATATTAGGCTGGCTCGTTCTTAATGAAAAACTTTCAGCACAAGTTTTGTTTGGAGCATTGTTTGTACTAATTGGAATTTTATTTGGTAATTTTAAACAACTTAGAAATCAATTACGAAGTAAAAAGGTTAAGTATGCAAAATGTAGTTAG
- the folB gene encoding dihydroneopterin aldolase, giving the protein MQNVVRIKNAVFYAYHGALKEEQHIGGKFEADVDMYFNFTEAAANDDLSKTINYDEVYKFINKVIHEKKYYLIETLAAKIADNLLSTYSILDKVIVKVRKNNVPVGGIIEHVEAEVEKSRNE; this is encoded by the coding sequence ATGCAAAATGTAGTTAGAATAAAAAATGCTGTATTTTATGCTTATCACGGAGCCTTAAAAGAGGAACAGCATATCGGCGGAAAATTTGAAGCCGATGTTGATATGTATTTCAATTTTACGGAAGCAGCGGCAAATGATGATCTTTCAAAAACGATAAATTATGACGAAGTTTATAAATTTATAAACAAAGTAATTCATGAAAAAAAATATTATCTAATAGAAACATTAGCCGCGAAAATTGCAGATAATTTATTATCAACTTATTCTATTTTGGATAAAGTAATAGTTAAAGTAAGAAAAAATAATGTTCCGGTTGGCGGAATAATTGAACACGTGGAAGCGGAAGTTGAAAAAAGCAGAAATGAATAA
- the folK gene encoding 2-amino-4-hydroxy-6-hydroxymethyldihydropteridine diphosphokinase: MNKVYIGIGSNVGDRLLNFKNAVELLVENEKINGLKISSIYETLPYGNTEQNNFYNAVLYFLTSLSLTELFDFTKEIEKKVGRKKRQNWGPREIDLDILMYNDLVYSNKSISIPHKDLVNRDFVLVPLLELNKNLKHPESKIKLNSYLLNLADKYIISKFEQNIR, from the coding sequence ATGAATAAAGTATATATTGGAATTGGTTCTAATGTAGGTGACAGATTATTGAACTTTAAAAATGCCGTTGAATTATTAGTCGAAAATGAAAAAATAAATGGTCTGAAAATTTCATCAATTTACGAGACTTTACCTTACGGAAATACTGAACAAAATAATTTTTATAATGCCGTACTTTACTTTTTAACGAGTTTATCACTTACCGAATTATTCGACTTTACAAAAGAAATTGAAAAGAAAGTCGGAAGAAAAAAAAGACAGAATTGGGGACCGCGAGAAATTGATTTAGATATTCTAATGTATAACGATTTGGTTTATTCGAATAAGAGCATTTCAATTCCTCATAAAGATTTGGTAAACAGAGATTTTGTTCTTGTTCCGTTATTGGAATTGAATAAAAATCTTAAGCATCCTGAATCAAAAATTAAACTAAATTCATATTTATTAAATTTAGCAGATAAATATATTATTAGTAAATTTGAACAGAACATTCGATAA
- a CDS encoding deoxynucleoside kinase, with protein sequence MENFLEQPKYIAIEGVIGAGKTALTKKLAEKLSAKLVLEEFENNPFLEKFYDDRKRYAFQAQMFFLINRFKQQEQFNQEDLFSEYIVSDYFFDKDQIFAYLNLSGEELKLYESIFPLLKRNLRQIDLVIFLQASVDRLIYNIKKRGRSIEKNLSRSYIRELSEAYNNFFFKYSSTPLLIVNTTDIDFVNREDDFDELYKQIFRKDRGFIEYFNPKIKV encoded by the coding sequence ATGGAAAATTTTTTAGAGCAGCCCAAATACATAGCAATTGAAGGCGTAATTGGCGCCGGTAAAACGGCGTTAACAAAAAAATTAGCCGAAAAATTATCGGCAAAATTAGTTTTGGAAGAATTTGAGAATAATCCTTTTCTCGAAAAATTTTATGACGACAGAAAGAGATATGCTTTTCAGGCGCAAATGTTCTTTTTAATTAATAGATTTAAACAGCAGGAACAATTCAACCAGGAAGATCTTTTTTCTGAATATATCGTTTCGGATTATTTTTTCGATAAAGATCAAATTTTTGCTTATCTGAATCTTTCCGGCGAAGAACTGAAACTTTATGAAAGTATTTTTCCTCTTTTGAAAAGAAATTTAAGACAAATAGATTTGGTGATTTTTCTACAAGCCAGCGTTGATAGATTGATTTACAATATTAAAAAACGCGGAAGGTCAATTGAGAAAAATTTATCAAGATCATATATTAGAGAATTAAGTGAAGCCTATAATAATTTTTTCTTTAAGTATAGTTCAACTCCGCTTCTTATTGTAAACACTACCGATATAGATTTTGTAAACAGGGAAGATGATTTTGACGAACTTTATAAGCAAATTTTCAGAAAAGATAGAGGCTTTATAGAATATTTTAATCCAAAAATAAAAGTATAA
- a CDS encoding Ppx/GppA family phosphatase, whose product MKKIAAVDIGSNSFHLIIAQILQNGKLEIIFRDREVLRLSENFTDKTKFISDTLIDKAVIVLKRFKSIAEQHNAQIITAATSSVRESSNQNEFTSKIFDKTGIKINVINGNEESRLIYSGIINALELRNKKCICIDIGGGSTEFIYGKNNNIIYSESLKLGAVRLTQRFFQDFVLNDKSILDCENWIDENLQKVKNKIINEEIDYYVGTSGTILSVGSMLLSEKNVNIDNLNNLKFSRDDLYKIRNKILAAKTFKEREKIIGLDPKRADVFPAGIILLSKIFERLKIKEMIISEYAMREGIIFDSLKK is encoded by the coding sequence ATGAAAAAAATAGCCGCTGTTGATATAGGTTCGAATTCATTTCATTTAATAATTGCCCAAATTTTGCAAAATGGAAAACTGGAAATAATATTCCGCGATAGAGAAGTACTTAGACTTAGTGAAAATTTTACGGACAAAACAAAATTTATTTCGGATACTCTTATAGATAAAGCCGTAATTGTTTTAAAGAGATTTAAATCAATTGCCGAACAGCATAATGCCCAAATTATTACCGCGGCTACAAGTTCAGTAAGAGAATCGTCAAATCAAAATGAATTTACAAGTAAAATATTTGATAAAACCGGAATCAAAATTAATGTAATAAACGGGAATGAAGAATCTAGGTTAATCTATTCAGGAATTATAAATGCGCTGGAGCTGCGGAATAAAAAATGTATATGCATAGATATTGGCGGAGGAAGTACAGAATTCATTTATGGAAAAAATAATAATATTATCTACTCGGAAAGCTTAAAACTTGGAGCGGTGCGTTTAACGCAAAGATTTTTTCAAGATTTTGTATTGAATGATAAGAGTATTTTAGATTGTGAAAATTGGATTGATGAAAATTTACAAAAAGTGAAAAATAAAATTATCAACGAAGAAATTGATTACTATGTTGGAACGTCCGGAACGATTTTATCGGTTGGAAGCATGCTTTTATCAGAAAAGAATGTCAACATTGATAACTTAAATAATCTTAAATTTTCACGGGATGATCTTTATAAAATTCGTAATAAAATATTGGCAGCAAAAACTTTTAAAGAGCGAGAGAAAATTATTGGATTAGACCCCAAAAGAGCTGATGTATTTCCCGCAGGAATTATATTACTATCAAAAATATTTGAGCGGTTGAAAATTAAGGAAATGATAATTTCTGAATACGCAATGCGTGAAGGGATTATTTTTGATTCGTTGAAAAAATAA
- the asnS gene encoding asparagine--tRNA ligase, which produces MISQVYIKNLGNYIGQTVTLKGWLFNKRSSGKVKFLILRDGSGYLQCIVFKGNVSEEIFQLADSITQESSFEITGIVKSEPRAVGGFELDVTDLKLIGDSIDYPITPKDHGIEFLIDKRHLWIRSKRQAAILKIRHRIVKAIRDFFDERDFTLFDPPIITPNASEGTSTLFEMEYFDLGKAYLTQSGQLYAEAGAMALGKVYTFGPTFRAEKSKTRRHLTEFWMVEPEMAFYNLDDDMDLAEEFLENIVQTVLKDCRPELEILERDISKLEKVVRPFPRVSYTEAVEILRSKGQDFKWGDDLGAPDETVISEQYDKPVMVHRYPAEIKAFYMKRDPENPKVALAVDVLAPEGYGEIIGGSQREDNLDLLLERINEHKLPQHYFEWYLDLRRFGSVPHAGFGLGLERTVTWICGIEHLRETIPFPRMIYRNTP; this is translated from the coding sequence ATGATCTCGCAAGTTTATATTAAAAATTTAGGTAATTATATTGGTCAAACCGTTACACTTAAGGGCTGGCTGTTTAACAAACGATCTAGCGGAAAGGTAAAATTTTTGATTTTACGAGACGGCAGCGGTTATCTTCAATGTATAGTTTTCAAAGGCAATGTATCGGAAGAAATTTTTCAATTAGCCGATTCGATTACGCAGGAAAGTTCTTTTGAAATAACGGGAATTGTAAAATCGGAGCCAAGAGCGGTAGGCGGTTTTGAACTTGATGTAACTGACTTAAAGTTAATTGGAGATTCCATAGATTATCCTATTACTCCAAAAGATCACGGCATTGAATTTTTAATTGATAAAAGACATTTGTGGATTCGTTCTAAAAGACAAGCCGCAATTTTAAAAATACGTCATAGAATTGTTAAAGCAATAAGAGACTTTTTTGATGAAAGAGATTTTACGCTTTTTGATCCGCCAATAATTACTCCGAATGCGTCTGAAGGAACTTCCACACTTTTTGAAATGGAATACTTTGATTTGGGTAAAGCTTATTTAACTCAATCGGGACAATTGTACGCTGAAGCCGGCGCTATGGCATTGGGCAAAGTTTATACTTTCGGTCCAACATTCAGGGCGGAAAAATCAAAAACAAGAAGACATTTAACCGAGTTTTGGATGGTTGAACCTGAAATGGCTTTTTATAATCTTGATGATGATATGGATTTAGCGGAAGAATTTTTAGAAAATATTGTTCAAACAGTTTTAAAAGACTGCAGACCGGAATTGGAAATTTTGGAAAGAGATATTTCCAAATTGGAAAAAGTTGTGAGACCTTTTCCAAGAGTTTCATATACCGAAGCCGTTGAAATTCTAAGATCAAAAGGACAAGATTTTAAATGGGGTGATGATCTTGGAGCTCCAGATGAAACTGTAATTTCAGAACAATATGATAAACCTGTAATGGTTCATAGATACCCGGCGGAAATAAAAGCGTTTTACATGAAACGCGATCCTGAAAATCCAAAGGTTGCTTTAGCCGTTGATGTTTTGGCTCCTGAAGGATACGGCGAAATAATCGGCGGAAGTCAAAGAGAAGATAATTTAGATTTGCTTTTGGAAAGAATTAATGAACACAAATTGCCTCAGCATTATTTTGAATGGTATTTGGATTTAAGAAGATTCGGTTCCGTACCGCACGCGGGTTTTGGTTTGGGATTGGAAAGAACAGTAACTTGGATATGCGGCATCGAACATTTGAGGGAAACTATTCCTTTCCCAAGGATGATCTATAGAAATACACCCTAA
- a CDS encoding sodium:proton antiporter, which yields MKTKLLLALLLYAPEFLFGAEGTHTLPSTYMVIPFVILLLMIATGPLFYHHFWEHHYPKVSIVLGLITVVYYIAVLGDTLSLLHTLTEYLAFIALLASLFVASGGILIKIDKKSTPLLNTFILLFGAVIANIIGTTGASMLLIRPFIKINKKRIKPYQFIFFIFTVSNVGGALTPIGDPPLFLGFLRGVNFFWFFGHVWYIWLLALILILTIFYVIDSKNIAHNDESDYSGKIEFKGFKNVIYLVIILISVFIDPAVMSWVPSLYPLPFGIREIIMFTIVYVAYKTADKDILRANEFDFEPIKEVAFLFIGIFATMIPALQLIAHEANVLGDQLVPGIFYWATGILSAFLDNAPTFLNFLSAAMGKFGLDVNNIEQVHQLSIDYSIYLSAISVAAVFFGAMSYIGNGPNFMVKSICERSGIKMPSFFAYILKYSIPVLLPVFTLIWLLFYYGV from the coding sequence ATGAAAACAAAACTTTTATTGGCATTGTTGCTTTACGCTCCTGAATTTTTATTCGGTGCCGAAGGAACTCATACATTGCCTTCAACATATATGGTAATTCCTTTTGTTATTTTATTATTAATGATTGCTACCGGACCATTGTTCTATCATCATTTTTGGGAACATCATTATCCGAAGGTTTCAATCGTTTTAGGTTTAATTACTGTTGTTTATTATATCGCGGTGCTTGGAGATACACTTAGTTTGCTGCATACCTTGACCGAATATTTGGCATTTATTGCTTTGCTTGCTTCGCTGTTTGTTGCATCCGGAGGCATTCTTATTAAAATTGATAAAAAATCTACTCCGCTGCTTAATACATTTATCTTATTATTTGGAGCTGTAATCGCGAATATTATTGGTACAACGGGAGCTTCAATGCTTTTAATAAGACCATTTATAAAGATTAACAAAAAGCGAATTAAACCGTATCAATTTATTTTTTTCATATTTACAGTAAGTAATGTCGGAGGCGCTCTAACTCCAATAGGTGATCCGCCATTGTTTTTGGGATTTTTACGCGGCGTGAATTTCTTTTGGTTCTTTGGTCATGTTTGGTATATCTGGCTTTTAGCTTTAATATTAATTTTAACAATTTTTTATGTGATAGATTCTAAAAATATTGCGCATAATGATGAAAGCGATTATTCAGGTAAAATTGAATTCAAGGGATTTAAAAACGTAATATATTTGGTGATAATTTTAATTTCGGTTTTTATTGATCCGGCTGTAATGTCTTGGGTTCCCAGTTTATATCCATTGCCGTTCGGAATTAGAGAAATAATTATGTTCACCATAGTTTATGTGGCTTATAAAACTGCTGATAAAGATATTTTAAGAGCAAATGAATTTGATTTTGAACCAATAAAGGAAGTTGCGTTTTTATTCATCGGAATTTTTGCGACAATGATTCCCGCACTTCAACTAATTGCGCATGAAGCTAATGTTCTTGGTGATCAATTAGTCCCGGGAATATTCTATTGGGCAACCGGAATATTATCAGCGTTTTTAGATAACGCGCCAACTTTCTTGAATTTTCTCAGCGCCGCAATGGGGAAATTTGGTTTGGATGTTAATAATATTGAGCAGGTACATCAACTTTCAATCGACTATTCAATTTATTTATCCGCGATTTCAGTTGCCGCTGTATTTTTCGGGGCAATGTCCTATATTGGAAACGGACCGAATTTTATGGTTAAATCAATTTGCGAAAGATCAGGAATAAAAATGCCGAGCTTTTTTGCCTATATTTTAAAATATTCCATTCCTGTGTTGCTGCCCGTTTTCACGTTAATTTGGTTATTATTTTATTATGGAGTTTAA
- a CDS encoding NAD(P)H-hydrate dehydratase — MIPLFSISQIKSADKFAVENYSFPSILLMENAAESIKAAILSEFSEIDKHKKFAIICGKGNNGGDGFALARKLAIENYFVNVLIIPKENEISGDAKINFEILKKISKEYGNLSLKFYKKHQDINFVKNSNFIIDAILGTGSSGELKFPINNIVEELNKSTAVKISIDTPTGLNLETASGNIIFKADLTVTLAELKTGLFYESGKHSSGKIVKGSIGIGQNYFDKLSINEYLIEPEDALAGLPVKTGNLNKYSAGKLLAVAGSGKMPGAAIFAINSAMISGCGAGYLAFPKSVRSLVQPKMNAAIVLNYNDEKKEILNSENIDELQSKINWADAILIGPGLGRDENTQNSVFEIIRKNPSKKFLIDADAIFSLGKGKYKKLKLNNSVLTPHHKEFADLTGVELEELKLNLIKFGRKFVEETKSVLVLKGAPTLIFNKNGEVFINTSGNAGLAKFGSGDVLSGIAASFIAQSGNLENSAISAVYLHGLAADIISRNESEFGITPEKLIKQIPKTIKFLRKSFV, encoded by the coding sequence ATGATTCCGCTATTTAGTATATCTCAAATAAAATCCGCTGATAAATTTGCCGTTGAAAATTATTCATTTCCATCAATTCTACTTATGGAAAATGCGGCAGAAAGCATTAAAGCGGCAATTCTATCCGAATTTTCGGAAATTGACAAACACAAAAAATTTGCAATAATTTGCGGCAAAGGAAATAACGGCGGCGACGGATTTGCATTGGCAAGGAAGTTAGCAATTGAAAATTATTTTGTAAACGTTTTAATTATTCCCAAGGAAAATGAAATTTCCGGAGACGCAAAAATAAATTTTGAAATACTTAAAAAAATTTCAAAGGAATACGGAAATCTTAGCTTAAAATTTTATAAAAAACATCAAGATATAAACTTTGTTAAAAACTCAAATTTTATTATCGATGCTATTTTAGGGACTGGTTCGTCGGGTGAATTAAAATTTCCAATTAATAATATTGTTGAAGAGTTAAATAAAAGTACTGCTGTAAAAATTTCTATTGATACACCAACCGGACTGAATCTTGAAACTGCAAGCGGCAATATAATTTTCAAAGCGGATTTAACCGTAACTTTGGCTGAATTAAAAACCGGATTGTTTTATGAATCGGGGAAACATTCTTCAGGAAAAATAGTTAAAGGTTCTATCGGAATCGGTCAAAATTATTTTGATAAACTCAGTATAAATGAATATTTAATTGAACCCGAAGACGCGCTTGCAGGACTTCCGGTAAAAACAGGCAACCTAAATAAATATTCCGCTGGAAAACTTTTAGCAGTTGCTGGATCGGGGAAAATGCCTGGTGCGGCAATTTTTGCGATAAATTCGGCAATGATCTCAGGCTGCGGAGCTGGATATTTGGCTTTCCCAAAATCTGTAAGAAGTTTAGTTCAGCCCAAAATGAACGCCGCGATTGTACTTAATTATAATGATGAAAAAAAAGAAATTTTAAATTCAGAAAATATAGATGAACTGCAATCGAAAATTAATTGGGCAGATGCAATTCTAATAGGACCGGGTTTGGGAAGGGATGAAAATACGCAAAATTCAGTATTTGAAATTATTAGAAAAAATCCGTCTAAAAAATTTCTTATTGATGCCGACGCTATATTCAGTTTAGGAAAAGGGAAATATAAAAAATTGAAATTGAACAATTCCGTATTAACTCCCCATCATAAAGAATTTGCCGATTTAACCGGTGTTGAACTTGAAGAATTAAAATTGAATTTAATAAAATTCGGAAGAAAATTTGTAGAAGAAACCAAATCAGTTTTAGTATTAAAAGGTGCGCCGACACTAATTTTTAACAAAAACGGTGAAGTATTTATTAATACTTCAGGCAATGCCGGATTGGCAAAATTTGGTAGCGGTGATGTTTTAAGCGGAATTGCAGCTTCGTTCATTGCTCAAAGTGGAAATTTGGAAAATTCGGCAATTTCCGCCGTTTATTTACACGGACTTGCGGCTGATATTATTTCAAGAAATGAGTCGGAATTTGGTATAACGCCGGAAAAATTAATTAAACAGATACCTAAAACAATCAAATTTTTGAGAAAATCATTTGTATAA